One genomic region from Chloroflexota bacterium encodes:
- a CDS encoding MBL fold metallo-hydrolase codes for MKQIAIGNVTISNVVEIGPMEADHKYLLLGSTPEVLDRHKEWLTPHFMTPEHKLLMSIHTYIVKTKRHTILVDMCFGNNKQRGANAKATNMNTPYLDNLAKAGAPPDTVDYVLCTHLHNDHVGWNTKLVNGKWMPTFPKAKYLMSKKEYGYWKERKEGDFSYDSFVDSVLPVVESGQAMMVESDFVIEDEVRLESAAGHTPGQVSLKVNSKRREAVLCGDLMHHPAQIGEPDWNIPYDVDPPGTRQARRDFFKRYADTGAFILPAHFADPTVGQIVSKGHGWMWRPYFGD; via the coding sequence ATGAAACAGATCGCCATCGGCAATGTGACCATCTCCAACGTCGTGGAGATCGGGCCTATGGAAGCTGATCACAAATACCTGCTGTTGGGCTCGACGCCTGAGGTGCTGGACCGGCATAAGGAGTGGCTGACGCCGCACTTCATGACGCCGGAGCACAAGCTGCTCATGAGCATCCACACGTACATCGTGAAGACGAAGCGGCACACAATCCTGGTGGATATGTGCTTCGGCAACAATAAGCAACGGGGGGCGAACGCGAAGGCCACGAACATGAACACGCCCTACCTAGATAACCTGGCGAAGGCAGGCGCGCCGCCCGATACGGTGGACTATGTGCTGTGCACGCACCTGCACAACGACCATGTGGGTTGGAATACGAAGCTGGTGAACGGGAAGTGGATGCCGACGTTCCCCAAGGCGAAATATCTGATGTCGAAAAAGGAGTACGGTTACTGGAAGGAGCGCAAAGAGGGCGACTTCAGCTACGACTCTTTTGTGGACAGCGTGCTGCCAGTGGTGGAATCGGGACAGGCAATGATGGTGGAGAGCGATTTTGTCATAGAGGACGAGGTGCGGCTGGAATCCGCGGCGGGGCATACGCCGGGGCAGGTCTCGCTGAAGGTGAACTCGAAGCGGCGAGAGGCGGTGCTGTGCGGCGATCTGATGCACCACCCGGCGCAAATCGGCGAGCCGGACTGGAATATCCCGTATGACGTGGACCCGCCGGGGACGCGGCAGGCGCGTCGGGATTTCTTCAAGAGGTATGCGGACACGGGGGCATTCATCCTGCCCGCGCACTTCGCCGACCCAACGGTTGGGCAGATCGTGAGCAAGGGGCATGGGTGGATGTGGCGACCGTACTTTGGGGATTGA
- a CDS encoding exonuclease SbcCD subunit D, which yields MRILHVSDIHIGIETYGRPAAEVDIERLPPTFAPGEDRKPYLGYSTRLLDFLCAFDEVVAYAIQHKVDLLLFTGDAYKNREPTQTHQREFAKRIARLAASGIPVVLLVGNHDLPHASYKANSIEIFDTLNVPNVTVTDRLDVYRVKTRAGPLQVLAIPWIRRSAFLARDDVRNLPFEQINKLLEQKLTNAIQAAADELDRSTPAIVAAHVTVGTAKLGTERSMMIGYDHVLMQSTLTALPADYVGLGHIHHRQELSQRPPMLYPGSLQRIDFGEEDHEAKGFYIVELDAARPLGERVAKLDFHPVQARAFVTIDVTLLENDLDPTLTVVQAIERHHIADAIVRLHIKLPASLAAMLREREIRQAVERHGAHAIAAITRDVERTSRPRLGALSLEQQTPLQLLGHYLSSKQVGKERSERLMTLAKGLMDSEDRDNA from the coding sequence ATGCGCATTTTGCACGTCTCCGATATCCACATCGGGATTGAGACCTACGGGCGGCCCGCCGCCGAAGTCGATATCGAGCGCCTGCCCCCGACCTTTGCCCCCGGCGAAGACCGCAAGCCCTACCTCGGCTACTCTACCCGGCTCCTCGATTTCCTCTGCGCCTTCGATGAGGTCGTCGCCTATGCCATCCAGCACAAGGTGGACCTCCTCCTCTTCACCGGCGATGCCTATAAGAATCGCGAGCCTACTCAGACCCACCAACGCGAGTTCGCTAAACGCATCGCCCGGCTCGCCGCTTCAGGCATCCCCGTGGTCCTACTCGTCGGCAACCACGATCTCCCGCACGCCTCCTACAAGGCCAACTCCATCGAGATATTCGACACCCTCAACGTCCCCAACGTCACCGTCACCGATCGGCTGGATGTCTACCGCGTGAAGACCCGGGCTGGCCCCCTGCAAGTGCTCGCCATCCCCTGGATTCGGCGTAGCGCCTTCCTCGCCCGCGATGACGTCCGTAACCTCCCCTTCGAGCAGATCAACAAACTGCTCGAGCAGAAGCTCACCAATGCCATCCAGGCCGCCGCCGATGAGCTCGACCGCTCCACTCCTGCCATCGTTGCCGCCCACGTTACCGTCGGCACCGCAAAGCTCGGCACCGAACGCTCCATGATGATCGGCTACGACCATGTCCTCATGCAAAGCACCCTCACGGCCCTGCCTGCCGATTACGTCGGCCTTGGCCACATCCACCACCGACAGGAGTTGAGCCAGCGCCCGCCGATGCTTTATCCCGGCAGCCTCCAGCGCATAGACTTCGGCGAAGAAGATCACGAAGCGAAGGGCTTCTACATCGTCGAGCTTGATGCTGCGAGGCCGTTAGGCGAACGCGTTGCCAAGCTCGATTTCCATCCTGTCCAGGCTCGAGCCTTCGTCACGATAGACGTGACCCTTCTGGAGAACGATCTGGACCCAACATTAACCGTCGTCCAGGCCATAGAGCGCCATCATATAGCCGATGCCATCGTCCGTCTCCACATCAAGCTCCCCGCGTCCCTCGCAGCCATGCTCCGCGAGCGCGAGATTCGCCAAGCCGTGGAACGCCACGGCGCGCACGCTATCGCCGCCATCACCCGCGATGTGGAACGCACATCCCGCCCGCGACTCGGCGCCCTTTCCCTTGAGCAGCAAACGCCCCTTCAGCTCCTGGGGCACTATCTCTCATCCAAGCAGGTCGGCAAGGAGCGCTCCGAACGCCTCATGACCCTTGCAAAGGGCCTCATGGATTCGGAAGACCGGGATAACGCATAG
- a CDS encoding CinA family protein, translating to MTKEERVAQALIAAGKRIAVAESTTGGYVGHLLNNIPGSSKYFIGGVVAYSNQPKMHVLKVPEHVLKEAGSVSAQTALAMAQGVRALMQADIGVAETGIAGPSHGSPGKPVGTVFMAISTKDGYELVERSVWTTDRIGFKEKTAEALFSLVEHYLNRKPSSP from the coding sequence ATGACCAAGGAGGAGCGCGTCGCCCAGGCACTCATCGCCGCCGGCAAGCGCATCGCCGTTGCCGAATCCACCACAGGCGGCTATGTCGGCCATCTGCTCAACAATATCCCCGGCTCGTCGAAATACTTCATCGGTGGCGTCGTCGCCTATAGCAACCAGCCCAAGATGCACGTGCTGAAAGTCCCGGAGCATGTGCTAAAGGAGGCTGGCTCCGTCAGCGCGCAGACGGCTCTCGCCATGGCCCAGGGCGTACGCGCCCTCATGCAGGCCGATATCGGCGTCGCCGAAACCGGCATCGCCGGGCCCTCCCACGGCTCACCGGGTAAGCCCGTCGGCACCGTCTTCATGGCCATCTCCACCAAGGACGGCTATGAGCTCGTCGAGCGCAGCGTCTGGACCACCGACCGCATCGGCTTCAAGGAAAAAACGGCGGAGGCCCTCTTCAGCCTGGTAGAGCACTACCTGAACCGCAAGCCCTCATCGCCATAA
- a CDS encoding M48 family metallopeptidase: MSRSSSPTSSLNIYTAIEENRRKTALFIAAFVLLIGLIAFAVGIVLGLPVAPAGVVSLVLTAFALLLALWLYRASDRIVLGISEAREAKRQEHLELYRTVENISIAAGIPMPKVYIINDTAPNAFATGRDPAHASVAVTTGLLQKLSKLELEGVIAHEISHIRNFDTRLMVMVAVFVGFIAVLADVMLRYTWYGAGRRTRYKGKGEGSAGAVVLVLAIVALILAPIAAQVIQFAIARQREFLADASSALLTRYPAGLAGALEKITNDTEPLEVATKGTAHLYIANPIKGQESSMNNLFATHPPIKERVARLRAMASAA, translated from the coding sequence ATGTCCAGGTCAAGTTCACCAACTAGCTCCCTGAATATCTACACCGCTATCGAAGAGAACCGTCGCAAGACGGCGCTCTTCATTGCGGCCTTCGTTCTGCTCATCGGCCTCATTGCCTTCGCCGTGGGCATCGTCCTCGGCCTGCCGGTCGCTCCGGCAGGCGTCGTCTCTCTCGTGCTCACGGCTTTTGCTCTCCTCCTCGCCCTCTGGCTCTATCGCGCGTCGGATCGCATCGTCCTCGGCATCTCGGAAGCTAGGGAAGCGAAAAGGCAGGAGCATCTTGAGCTCTATCGCACCGTGGAGAACATCTCCATCGCCGCCGGCATCCCTATGCCCAAGGTCTACATCATTAACGATACCGCGCCCAACGCCTTCGCCACCGGGCGCGACCCGGCCCACGCCTCCGTGGCCGTCACCACCGGCCTTCTGCAGAAGCTGAGCAAGCTTGAGCTTGAGGGCGTCATCGCCCACGAGATCTCCCACATCCGCAACTTTGATACGCGCTTGATGGTCATGGTCGCCGTCTTCGTCGGCTTCATCGCCGTCCTGGCCGATGTCATGCTTCGCTACACCTGGTACGGCGCAGGCCGCCGCACGCGCTATAAAGGGAAGGGCGAAGGCTCGGCCGGTGCGGTTGTCCTCGTCCTCGCCATCGTCGCCCTCATCCTTGCTCCCATCGCCGCCCAGGTCATCCAGTTCGCGATCGCCCGCCAGCGTGAATTTCTCGCCGATGCCTCTAGCGCCCTCCTCACCCGCTACCCTGCCGGCCTCGCCGGCGCTCTAGAGAAGATTACGAACGACACTGAGCCGCTAGAGGTCGCCACCAAGGGCACAGCTCACCTCTACATCGCCAACCCCATAAAGGGCCAGGAGAGCAGCATGAACAACCTCTTTGCCACCCATCCTCCCATCAAAGAGCGCGTCGCTCGCCTCCGGGCGATGGCCTCTGCCGCCTAG